CACTCTTTAAACTTATGGATCTTTGGTATCATAAAGCACCTTAACATAACAATACCAGAGGATATGTCTAAAGACTCAATTCAATCTGAACTTAAATACGAAAGTGCACAATTATCTTGACACTACTGATACTAAATATGCCTTGACTATTAAATAAATTTTTGTTATACTTTTTAAAAAGAGTTTTTAAACTATGAGATATAAAGGAGGCAAGGCATGACGGTTAGGCAGACATTATTCAGGGATCAGGTTCTTTCAGACAGGGAAAGGAAGAATCTTGCCATACTTGATGTGATAAGAAAAAGCGGGCCTGTAACCAGAACAGAGATATCAAAGGTAACAAAGCTCAATATTGTTACGGTTTCTAATTATGTGAATAGTTATGTTGATAAAAACCTTGTTGTAGAGAAAGGTTTTGACGTGTCTTCAGGCGGCAGGAAACCCACTTTGGTTGAGCTTAATGCCAAAATGGGTAATGTTATCGGTGTTGATATAGGCCCGGTCAATATGGTAGCAGTTATTACGGACCTTGCCAACGGCGTTATCGGCAAGGTAAAGAGGCCCAGGCCCAGGGGCCCTATGAATGAAGTAATAACAAGTTCTATTGAAATAATTTATGAAATTATGGAGAAAACAAAGATTGATAAAAACAAGGTAAAGGGAGTTGGTTTAGGCATATCAGGTGTAATAGATGCTTTAGCAGGCACTGTAAGGGATACAGATTCGTTAAGGGGCCGGACAACAGGCAGTTACGCCTCTGTAAAGGCCCTTGTGCAGAAAGAGTTTAGCATACCGACATTTGTTGGTAATGACGCTACCGTGGCTGCTTTCGGAGAAAAAAGGCTTGGTTTGGAACAAGAGATAGATGATATGCTTTATGTCTATTCCGATGTAGGATGCGGTATTATCATCAAAGGTGAAATATATTGTGGCGCGGGAGGAAGCGCCGGCGAGATACAGTTAATGGTTGATAATCCCGGATCTCCTTTACAAGGCAAAGACCTGTCTTATTTAAGGCCTTGGGGCGTTGACTTAGGCATAACCCAGGCCGCTAAGTCCATACTTTTAAAGGAGCGGCCCGATTCAAAAATGCTTGAAATTGCCGGCGGAGATATTGAAAATATAACACCCGAAATCGTAATAGAGGCGGCAAAGGCTAAAGATAAAATAGCTATTGAGATAATAGAAAATGCCGGTTTAAACTTAGGTGTGCGCATAGCATATCTTATTAATCTGTTTAATCCCGAAGTTGTGGTTATAGGCGGCGGCATAGAGCAGGCAGGAGAGATATTACTTGGCCCCGTAAGGACGGCTGTAAGGAGCCTTGCTTTTGAAGAGCCGGCAAATACAGTAAAAATCGTGCCGTCAAGGCTTGGTGACAGCGCGGTTGCTCTTGGCGCGGCGGCGCTTGTAATGAGAGAAATATTCGCCCAGATTTGATATTTACAGGTATAGGAAACCGGAGGTTTGCCTGAATTTGGTTTTTTAAAATATATGTGTTTTTGATAAATATTTTTTCCTTTTTAGCCGTATGTATTGACATTAACCGTATCATATGTTAAATTTAACTCATATGATACGGTTTTTGTTAATTATATTAATGTAAAGGGAATTGGAATGAAGCGGTGGGTGGTTTACTTTGTATTTCATTTAGTATTTATTTTTGTAATATATAATAATGTAATGGCCGACGCATCTGATGCCGCCTCACCATACGTATTATCAGACCTTCAATATGAAACCGATGATAATTTTTCACGTATTGTCTTTTCCGCGAATAATGGGATCGGTTTTACTCACTACGAATTACAAGAACCCTATAGGATTGTCGTAGACCTTTTGGGGGTGTCTTTTTGTGAATT
The genomic region above belongs to Candidatus Omnitrophota bacterium and contains:
- a CDS encoding ROK family protein; translated protein: MTVRQTLFRDQVLSDRERKNLAILDVIRKSGPVTRTEISKVTKLNIVTVSNYVNSYVDKNLVVEKGFDVSSGGRKPTLVELNAKMGNVIGVDIGPVNMVAVITDLANGVIGKVKRPRPRGPMNEVITSSIEIIYEIMEKTKIDKNKVKGVGLGISGVIDALAGTVRDTDSLRGRTTGSYASVKALVQKEFSIPTFVGNDATVAAFGEKRLGLEQEIDDMLYVYSDVGCGIIIKGEIYCGAGGSAGEIQLMVDNPGSPLQGKDLSYLRPWGVDLGITQAAKSILLKERPDSKMLEIAGGDIENITPEIVIEAAKAKDKIAIEIIENAGLNLGVRIAYLINLFNPEVVVIGGGIEQAGEILLGPVRTAVRSLAFEEPANTVKIVPSRLGDSAVALGAAALVMREIFAQI